The genomic interval AAAATGGATTTGAGTCCATCGATCTCCGGCTTTTGGCACCTCAGCAACCAACATCTTTGAATTTTCTTCGACAGGTATTATTTCAATCTCCTCTTTCTCCTCCTCAGATATTTCTTCTGGTTCAACTTCCTCGATAATTTTCCGCTTTCTCCGAATAATTCTATTTTGTCTGGCGAGTTCTATTATTTCATCATTAATTTCTTTTAAAGAATCCGAATGGATTTCTAAAAACCGCTCCATATCTCCAAGATCAACTTCTTCACCTGGCTCGGAAATAAAAACAGAATAAGCTTCAATATTATTTTTTAATCCTCCATGAGTAAGATTACCTGAACCAACAATGATAACTTGTGTTCCATCATTTCGAATAAAGTGGACAATCTTGGGATGAAAAACACCTTCCATTCGTTTATAAAATATTTTAACTTTGAAATTTTCGTATTCATTTTCCAGTTCTTTAAGTTTTTCTAGTGCAGCAGGATCAGTAATAGCATCTATTCCAATAATTAAATCAGTACTACCTCGTTGCAAAAACCTTCTAACATCCGGATCGTCCAAGAGACCACCTATTCCTGGTCGAGAAGCAAAAGCGAATATGCCTCTCCATAATATGGTCTCCGGGAAAATTAATTGATCGATAATAGCCTCAATAAGATAATGTGGATTTTGACTATGTGGATCCTGAATGTAAAAATTATATTGCATTTTTATCCCCCTGTTGTGATTCACTCATCAACTCTGAATAGAACTTCACCGTTTTTCCTTTTGCCTTCGTCTTTGGTGGCTTCATAAAAATCAAAATATGCTCATGGACATTTTTAAAAAGAAGGTTAGGTGGATATGGATAACTTCCAAATATCGGTCTTTGAGAACCCCAGGAGCCCCACTTACCACCAGTGCCGTTTTTATTCCAAATAACCTCATTTACTAATACAAAACCAATATCCCTTAACCGAATAATAAAATCTGCTGCTAAAGGAAAAGTCAGAAGACCATAATCGGTATGCTGGTTTACATTAGCAGTTACTAGACATATTTTGCGACCAGGCATTAACACCCTATAACATTCTTCAAAAACAGGTTGAATTTCCTCAAAGAATTTCGTGTACATATTAATATTGCCCAGATTGATCTCTTTATTCCCATAATCTGCTTTATTCCAATAAGGTGGACTTGTTACAATGAGTGCAATAGAATTATCTTCAACAAAACCTAACTCCCTACTGTCACCGATGTTAGTAACAAGCTTATCTCCAGGATTAATATTTTTTTCTTCCAGATCATTTCTCAGGATATTAAGATAATCCTCATTTTGTTCAACACAAATAGCTTTTCTATCTAATTCCAGAGCAATCCTGCCCGTAGTTCCAACTCCTGCAAAAGGGTCTAACACTGTTTCCCCGACAAAAGTAAACATTTTTATTAGTCTTTTAGGAATTTCCTCTGGAAAAACAGCCGGGTGTTTAGGATGTTTGATATTTGCAATCTGCCATACCGTCAATGTATATTCGCGCCACTCATCCTTTGTAATTTTACTCCGCTCCTTTATTTTTGAATCCATATATTACAACTCCTTTGTTTTGTTATTTTTCTTTGTATCAATTTCATTTTCTCTTCCGCAGACAATTATAGATCTCGTCAACTCTTTGAAATAAGTATATTTTTCTGTCGGCATATCAACAAGTTCTAATAATATTCTGTCAATCTCATTTATATTCTCTTCAGCGTTATAAGGACAATAGGTAATAGACTTTACTTTGGAATTATTACTGACTATGGGTTTTTTACTAATAGATTCCCATAGTTTAATGCTGTTTTCTTCTACAATAGTTTTTTGCTTTGGGGACAAATCATTAATACTATAAGGCACTCTTTTTATAAAGGAAAGATTTAAATGAAAACCATCCCCTTCAACTCGCCAAAGCCAATATAGTATCCTGCTTGTAAGTATGCCATAGGCAATATTTGCATCTTTTTCAGTTTTAAATGAGATCGGAAATAAAGTTGAATATGAATTTTCTTCGTCATTTGTGGAATATGGGTTAAATCGATATATTGAAAGCCAATTATATGAGGTCCTCCCGACAAATATCCTGTTTGGAGTATGCTTATTAGAATTATCTTCAATAATATCTTGCCTTAATCGACTCTTTCTGTTTAATAGTTTAAAATATAAAGTTTTTTCAAAATCAGTTCCGATTTTAGGAATGCTTTGTTTTATATTAAGATTTTCTAAACAAGTATGTGTTATGTTTTTAAAAAGAGATGTGCGATTTCTACTGTTCCATCGCAACAACGGAGTTGTAAAAATAGATTTTTTATTGTTCTTGTTTTGGTCAATGAATATAATCGTGTTTCGTGTTTTAACATCATCACCAAATAATGAATCCGGAGTTCTATCAAAATTAGTAAAGTAGCAAATTCTATTAATGTTCATAATGTCTTCCCTGATTTTACAAAATTCCCGGCCAGTATTGTAAGTAATTGAAAGAGGAACAACTATAGCACCCGCAGAGTGTTGAGGCTTGCATACAGACCACATTATTCTAATAAAATCCGGATATAAATAATCCCCCCTAATTCTTTTAGAATACGGAGGATTTGTAACAAAAAAGGTGAAATCATTTATTATAGAAAATATCTTTTTTATGAGACTCCTATTTAATTTTGTAGCATCCATGACTGCGAGATTTTTTTTAATTGTTTGATAATAATACCAGGGTCTATCAATATTAACATCAGTTTGACTTAAGCAAAATGTTAATAAATTAAACGCACTGGATTGAATTGCCTGTCTACTAATATCTATACCATATATCTTTTCTTTGATAAATCGTATTATATCCTCTATTCTATTGGGTATGAATTTTTCGTTGATATAGTATTCTACGATTGTTTTTAAAAATAATCCAGAACCACAGGCAGGATCTATCCATTCACCCTGTAAAAAATCTAACCTATCCTTTTTCTTTTCAACAATATTTTTTATCATGAAATACGCAACATCTGATGGTGTATAATAAATACCAAATTCCCGTTTTTTCATTCGCTCAAATCCATTTTTCAAGAATAGTTCATTGTCCGTTTCATAAATTTCTAATATATATGGATATAGATCTAAAAACATCTCATTATATGATAACTCGCATAATGATTGAGTGCTTATATTATTTAGCCATTTTTCTAAGGGGTTAATGTCTAATTTAATATACCCATTATAAAACCACATTACACTTTCTAATAAGCCTGCATTTTTATTTACATTATTGGTAGAAACTCCTGTGAGCCACATACTTAAAATGGCATTTGTGAGAAGATTTACATTCTTTCCATAATCGGTAGGTGTATTTTCTATTAATGGTGTGTGAACATTAAGATTGTTTTTATAGAAATGGCTTAATTCTTCTAACATATTGAGTTCTTTAGCCCTTTTCTTCATTTCTGCAGATATTGTTAAAATCTTTTCAGCCCAGGGTCTAATAGAATTACCAATAGTCCTGCCGGGTGCTGGTGAAGAGTATCTTATATAGTTTGATTTTTTATGATTTTCAAGGCTTAAGTTAAGTTGTTGTGGCATATTAGCTCATTTCCTTTCTTTAGTTACATCAACTTGATAACAGCAAAAATTAAAATGAATTTAGTAGTTTTTCTAATTGTTTTGAAATTACGAGGGAATTTTCCAAATTGATTCTGGCTAACCGTTTTGCCTCAGCAATTAGTTTTTTTTGCACATCCTCAATTCTCTTCGCATCTTCTAATGGCTTGGGAGATGAGTCTATAGCAATCACTCTCTGTAAATTGTCTCTTATTTGCCTAATATTTGCATAGTGATAAGATAAATTAAATACTAATTGGCTATTACCCAATAGTCCTAACCAGCCTATGTTTATCATTGAGTCCCAAGAATCGGTTATAAAATAACAAAAATCACCCTGATATTTACTTTCAGGTAATTGAGAAAATTTAGCAAGAAAATCATCATCCCATTTTATCTCATTAATAATACTTTGAATTAGTTCTCTTTTTCGTTTCTTATCTTCGTCAGTACTAAAAAGATATGATGATTTGGTATAGGTTAGAATCTCTTGACTCGTTTTAATCTGATTCCCTAATGATTCAACTTGCTTCTTCTCCTGGTTTAACATTTCAGATAATATCTCTACTTGATGACGGATATTTTTAAGAGTTTTCTCAGTATTGGTAGCAATAGAATCTGCTCTAACGAGTTGGGTATAGGACAGATCATTATTCTTTTTCATTTGTAATTGTTGTTGTTGAAATAATTGTGTTTGTGTACCCATTTCATTAAATAACTTGGCGACATTCTCAGCATTTTTCTGAGAT from bacterium carries:
- a CDS encoding site-specific DNA-methyltransferase; its protein translation is MDSKIKERSKITKDEWREYTLTVWQIANIKHPKHPAVFPEEIPKRLIKMFTFVGETVLDPFAGVGTTGRIALELDRKAICVEQNEDYLNILRNDLEEKNINPGDKLVTNIGDSRELGFVEDNSIALIVTSPPYWNKADYGNKEINLGNINMYTKFFEEIQPVFEECYRVLMPGRKICLVTANVNQHTDYGLLTFPLAADFIIRLRDIGFVLVNEVIWNKNGTGGKWGSWGSQRPIFGSYPYPPNLLFKNVHEHILIFMKPPKTKAKGKTVKFYSELMSESQQGDKNAI
- a CDS encoding N-6 DNA methylase gives rise to the protein MPQQLNLSLENHKKSNYIRYSSPAPGRTIGNSIRPWAEKILTISAEMKKRAKELNMLEELSHFYKNNLNVHTPLIENTPTDYGKNVNLLTNAILSMWLTGVSTNNVNKNAGLLESVMWFYNGYIKLDINPLEKWLNNISTQSLCELSYNEMFLDLYPYILEIYETDNELFLKNGFERMKKREFGIYYTPSDVAYFMIKNIVEKKKDRLDFLQGEWIDPACGSGLFLKTIVEYYINEKFIPNRIEDIIRFIKEKIYGIDISRQAIQSSAFNLLTFCLSQTDVNIDRPWYYYQTIKKNLAVMDATKLNRSLIKKIFSIINDFTFFVTNPPYSKRIRGDYLYPDFIRIMWSVCKPQHSAGAIVVPLSITYNTGREFCKIREDIMNINRICYFTNFDRTPDSLFGDDVKTRNTIIFIDQNKNNKKSIFTTPLLRWNSRNRTSLFKNITHTCLENLNIKQSIPKIGTDFEKTLYFKLLNRKSRLRQDIIEDNSNKHTPNRIFVGRTSYNWLSIYRFNPYSTNDEENSYSTLFPISFKTEKDANIAYGILTSRILYWLWRVEGDGFHLNLSFIKRVPYSINDLSPKQKTIVEENSIKLWESISKKPIVSNNSKVKSITYCPYNAEENINEIDRILLELVDMPTEKYTYFKELTRSIIVCGRENEIDTKKNNKTKEL
- a CDS encoding phospholipase D family protein; the protein is MQYNFYIQDPHSQNPHYLIEAIIDQLIFPETILWRGIFAFASRPGIGGLLDDPDVRRFLQRGSTDLIIGIDAITDPAALEKLKELENEYENFKVKIFYKRMEGVFHPKIVHFIRNDGTQVIIVGSGNLTHGGLKNNIEAYSVFISEPGEEVDLGDMERFLEIHSDSLKEINDEIIELARQNRIIRRKRKIIEEVEPEEISEEEKEEIEIIPVEENSKMLVAEVPKAGDRWTQIHFNVDVNRQFFKVQPNSSERAYLFEKISPTKIGQEEVRPVVFSRRNRNIKIEFAAKRDKPYPSDSRPILVVREIGTRIFHYVLLMPRDEGYDEMDNFLQTHRLKSIGRGVIRLITTYDNIIHIWQNCYL